GGTAGACTCCGGCGTTGCTGTTTTTGCGCAACTCACCCGTGAACTTGAACGGTTTGATTTTCCGGTTATGCTCCTCAGTGAATGGGGGCAGACCCATCGCCTGGTGTCCGTGCTGACCAATCCCGAGACGCCCCAAACCCGTCAATTGATTATTCTTGATTTGCTCCGACAGTTCCCGGATCCCGAAGCCCTTCCGTATCTCCTGAAAGAAGTTGAACGGGGGCAGGCTCCGGAGCAGGCAATTGCGGCTATTTCCGGTCTTGGACTCGAGGTCGTTCCGTACCTGCAAGGCCTGTTTGAAGGTCAGGACAGAGCGGTCTCGATTCGAGCCGCGGCAGCCAAGGGATTGGGACGGATTTTGCGAGCCGAAGGGGATCTGGAGGTGATGACGATTCTGCTGACGTATCTGTCCAACGCGACGTCGAAAATCCGGTCTTCTTCTGATATTGAATTTCCTGTCCTCACTGAAGTTGTGTGGGGTGTTGGGTCCATCCACCATAAACCAACGGTCGCACTCATCAACAATCTCCAAGACCGACTGTGGCTGATTTACGATAACTCCCCGGAGATGAAGAAACTACGGGATGTGGTCAGTGTCGTCCACAAATTCCAGGATTTCAATCAGCTTTGAAACGTGGATGCGAGTGGAGCGACGTGACAGTCGGGATTGGTTGAAGAAAGAAGGCATGCGGAGAGACTGTTGCATCATGCTCACGTTTCCCCCGGTTTCATCCCTCACTATTTTATTGCGGAGCAATCGAGAGCAACCCGGAACGCGCGTAAAAGCCTTTTCTCCCGCTTAGGTTGGGGGAAGAAGGGGCCCAGCCCATTGCCCTTGTATGCGCTGAACATCCACCAGATTATTCGGCGGACCAAGATCGGCCATGAGTTTGGTATCAATCCGGCCATGCGTCACATGCAATAGCTGTGGTTCACTCACGCCCGGCGATTTAAACCAATACCACCCGGGACAGCCAGGGGCTGTGTGATGCCAGGTTGGCACCACATGGCGCAGGTCCTGTGCCAGTTTCGCTTGAACCTGGCTCGCGTCATGCTGTCCCAATAATGATCGAATGCCCGCATACAATGCTTCCGCATGGGCTTGCAAGGTCATTGGACTGAGAATCCTTTCGTTTGAATATTCCTGAAAGATCGCCACATACCATACGCCATTTTCTTCCGGCGATTCAACGTTCGCCCTGTATCGCAACGGATCGGAAGGGCAGCCGGAGAAGAGTATTCCATATCAATTATCTGGAGAGGC
The DNA window shown above is from Nitrospiraceae bacterium and carries:
- a CDS encoding HEAT repeat domain-containing protein, coding for MMGIVVHLVILLVLIFPTDSPARRASFTPEQKAQLARIQTIRVSALALTEKGFISAEPIFQVVQRRFEELGFQVVTEAAQPHDVEFHIICEERKHQQTVARFGGDNELTDTPDRLWHGPACQLSYLLEGKDLSWHKEVHPSMEPDAHILREAQEVDSGVAVFAQLTRELERFDFPVMLLSEWGQTHRLVSVLTNPETPQTRQLIILDLLRQFPDPEALPYLLKEVERGQAPEQAIAAISGLGLEVVPYLQGLFEGQDRAVSIRAAAAKGLGRILRAEGDLEVMTILLTYLSNATSKIRSSSDIEFPVLTEVVWGVGSIHHKPTVALINNLQDRLWLIYDNSPEMKKLRDVVSVVHKFQDFNQL